In Streptococcus parapneumoniae, the genomic stretch GACCTGAGAAGGCAATAACCTTTCCCTGGTCATTTGTCAGGGGAAACATAATCCGATTGTGAAAGGTGTCTACAAATTGATTGGCATCCGAGAGATAAAACAGTCCTGAATCTAGGAAATCCTCATCACGATACTGACCAGACAAACGTTGATAGAGATAGTTTCGTTCTGGAGGTGCTAAACCAATCCGAAAATGCTTGAGCACTTCATCTGTCAAACCACGCTGATAGAGGTAATTTCTGGCCTCTTCCCCCATGGTCGTTGTCATGAGAATAGCATGGTAAAATTTGGCTGCATCTTCGTGCATATCATAAAGAGCTTGGTGGGGTGAGGCTGGCTTTTGTTCACTATAAAGCGGTTTTTCAACCTCAATCCCAACACGCTGACCTAAGATTTGGACAGCTTCCATAAAAGGAACCCCTTGGTACTCCTCGATGAACTTAAAGACATCACCAGAGCGACCACAACCAAAACAGTGGTAAAACTGCTTGTCCTCCACAACGTTGAAAGAAGGTGTTTTTTCACCATGAAAAGGACAGAGCCCTAGATAGTTCCGTCCTGCCTTTTGTAAAGAAATCACATCTCCTATGACTTCCACAATGTTGGCATTGTTTTTGATTTCTTCAATGACTTGTTTGTCAACCATACACAATACCTCCATGTTATCATAGTTTACTTTATATAGTATACTTTATTTCAGAAAAAAAGTAAACCATTTCACTCATTTTCCCTACTTTATTCAAAGAGTTGATAATAATCAGAGATTTTCATTTTTGATTTATCTTCTTGGTTCAAATCTTGGATAATTCGTCCTTCTTTCATGACAATTAAACGATTGCCATATTTGAGAGCATCTTCCATATGGTGGGTAATCATAAGCGCTGTCAGCTGGTCTTTCTTGACAAATTCATCCGTCAATTCCATCAAGGCCACACTGGTCTTTGGATCAAGGGCTGCAGTATGCTCGTCTAACAAGAGTAATTCAGGACGCTTCAAGGTTGCCATCAAGAGACTCAAAGCCTGTCTTTGCCCACCTGATAAGAACTCAATCGGTGTATTCAAGTGTTTCTCAAGACCGTTTCCCACTTTTTCAATAGTTGCCTGAAACTCATCCTTATAGCTAGCCAGACGCCTTGGTAACAATCCACGCTTTTCACCACGAAATTTGGCAATCAAGAGATTCTCTGCCACTGTCATACGAGGAGCTGTCCCCATCTTTGGATCTTGGAAAACACGAGACAGATACTTAGCCCGCTTCTCTGGTGAAAACTTGGTAACATCCTCACCTAAAATACGGATAGTTCCACTGGTTAGTGATAAAGTTCCTGCAATAGTGTTAAAGAGGGTTGATTTCCCAGCACCATTTCCACCTAAAATCGTGATAAAGTCCTGTTCAAAAATTTCTAAGGAAACATCATTTAAAATAATCTTTTCTTCATCAAAGCCATTTTTAACGACTTTGGTTGCATTTTTTAATTCTACAATTGCTGTCATTTGCTTAACTTGGCTCCTTTCAAGATTGTTTGCTTAAATGTTGGAATCATGAGGCAGACTGCTAAAATCACGGCGCTGTACAAACGAAGGTAACTTGTATTAAAGCCAAGCGCAATAACTGCCCACACTAAGAATTGATAAGCGATAGAACCTACAACGATGGTAACCAGACGTTCTGCCAAGCTCAAACTCTTGAAGATAACTTCTCCAATAATCAAACTTGCAAGCCCCACAACGATAACCCCGATTCCTCTAGATACATCGGCATACCCTTCTTGCTGGGCAATGAGAGCTCCTGCAAGGGCAATCACACCATTTGATAAGACCAAGCCCATAAGCTCCATGCGTCCAGTATGAATCCCGAAACTTCTAGCCATATCAGGATTGTCACCTGTAGCAATATAGGCTTGTCCGAGTTTGGTATCCAAGAAAAAGAGCATGAGAGCAATAACAAGACTGACAAAGATAAGACCTGTCAAGAGTTGGTTCAAATCTGAATCAAAAGGCAAGGCATCCTGGATTTGCTTGGTTCCAAGCAGGCCTAAATTCGCACGTCCCATAATCAAGAGCATGATTGAGTGACAAGAAGTCATCACCAAAATCCCTGAGAGCAAGGTTGGAATCTTCCCTTTTGTATAAAGAAGTCCTGCTACCATTCCAGCCAAACAACCTGCTCCTACAGCAAGTAGTGTCGCTAAAAAAGGGTTCACGCCTTTGGTTATCAGAGTGACAGCAACAGCTCCGCCAAGAGGGAAAGAACCTTCTGTCGTCATATCTGGAAAGTTTAAAATCCTAAATGTCATAAAGATTCCCAGACCTAGAATAGCCCAGACAAATCCTTGAGAAATAATGGAAACAATCATATTTTATTTAATCCTTTCTATATTCATCTTTTTAAAAAATGGGAAGAGTCTCCTCCTCCCTACCTTATTTATTCGATGACTTGTCCTGCTTCTTTGAGAACAGACTCAGGAATCGTAATACCTAGTTCTTGTGCCAATTTTTTGTTAATTACTGACTTACCAGTTGAAAATACATTGACTGGAGTATCCGCTGGTTTTGCACCTTTCAAGACTTGTGCAATCATTTTACCAGTTGCCACACCGAGATCATGTTGGTCAACTACAACGGATGCCAAGCCACCTACTTCTACCATAGCTGTCGCGCTTGGATAAATTGGTTTCTTAGAACTTTGATTGCTAGAGACAACCGTTGGAAATCCTGATGCAATGGTGTTATCAATTGGAACCCAAATAGCATCTACCTTGCTAGTCATAACAGTGACAGTTGAGGCAATTTCATTTGTTGAAGGAACTGCAAATGTTTCCACTGTCAGACCTGCTTTTTCAGCATAAGCCTTAAATTCTTCGACCTGTGTTTTTGAATTGTCTTCACTACTTGAGTAAAGAGCTCCGATTGTTTTCACATTCGGTGTCAAAGCTTTGATGAGTTCAACTTGTTGTTGAGCTGGATTGTGGTCAGAGACCCCTGTAACGTTGCCACCTGGTTTTTTCAAATCTTTGACCAAGTTAGCACCAATTGGGTCTGTAATAGCAGCCATGATGACCGGTAGGTCTTTTGTGGCACTAGCCAAGCCTTGAGCAGCTGGTGTTGCGATACCAACAACCAAGTCATTGCCGTTTGCAACCAATTGTTTACTCATTGTCGCAACCTTACTTTGGTCTCCTTCTGAGTTCATAAAGTCGATTTTAACTTGGTCATCTTTATAACCTTCTTCTGCCAGTCCATCTTGGATCCCTTTATAAATCAAATCAAGAGATGGATGGCTCACAAACTGAAGAACACCAACTTTGGCAACTTTCTTTTCATTCTTAGCTTCTGGTTTATTCATTGAAGAGTAAATCAAGCTTCCTGCTACTAAGACTGCTAATGCAGCAATAATTCCAATTAAACGTTTATTTTTCATTCTATTTCTCCTTTTTTATTCCTTTAAAATACTTCACTTATCTAATACTCTTCGAAAATCTCTTCAAACCACGTCAGCGTCGCCTTACCGTAGGTATATGATACTGACTCTGTCAGTTCTATCCACAACCTCAAAACAGTGTTTTGAGCAGCTTGCGGCTAGCTTCCTAGTTTGCTTTTTGATTTTCATTGAGTATAAACAAGCGACGCCATCGTTTTCTTTCCATACTAACCTCCATCAAAAAGTCCTCACACAAAAAACTTGTGTGAGGACGTCGATGCGCGGTACCACCTCAATTATAGGGAATCTCCCTATCGCTCTGTCTCGCAATAACGAGATGCACTGTAAGGTGTGCTCACCGAATTTTTATGATTTCAAATTCTAAATAACATTCAGCCCAATTTTCATCATCACCACTTATCTGTTTTCAGCTACCACAGACTCTCTTGAAAGTTTGTACGATTACTTTTCTGAATGGTTAAATTATATCATTTTTAAACTACTTGTCAATAGTCTATGAGAATTTTTTTCATCTTCACTTTTGAAAATGATTAGCCTGAATTACGCAATCCTGTCGCAATTCCGTTGATGGTGATATGAATCAATCGTTCTTGATCACTGGACAATTCTCCACGACGTTGGCGTTTAATCAACTCTAACTGAATATAGTTGAGAATATTAAAGTAAGGCATACGGTAATCCAGACTAGCTTTTAGATATGGATTGTCAGCTAAGAGTTCGTCATGTCCTTCAATAGCCAAGATAACGTTCTTAGTAACTTGCCATTCATTTAAAATAGTCTCATAGATGGCCTTAACTTGCTCATCTTCACAAAGTTTAGCATATTCAAAAGCAATATTCATATTTGATTTTGACAAAACCATATCAACATTTGAAAGAAGCGATTGGAAGAAAGGCCAATTTTGGTACATGTCTCGTAAGATAGCAATATTCTCTGGATTTTTATCGATAAATTCCTTGAAGCTTGAACCAACCCCATACCATCCAGGGAACATAACACGACTCTGTGACCATGAGAATACCCAAGGGATGGCACGCAAACCACCGATTTCAGTAATCGTCTTACGAGCGGCTGGACGAGAACCAATATTAAAACTTGAAATAGCCTTGATTGGACTTGACTCGAAGAAATAGTCATAGAAATGCTCATTACCAAAGACCAAATCACGGTAGATATCGTAACTACGGTCCACTACTTGATCCATAATGGCTTCATAACGATTTGAGGTGTTGGTATCGCTCTTCTTCTGAGTAATCATACGGTTAATAGCTGCCGATACTAGCATTTCAAGATTATAGTAAGCAGCGTCTTTGTTACCGTATTTATTCCCAATTACTTCTCCTTGCTCCGTCAAACGAATGCGATCCTTGATAGACTTGAGCGGTTGAGATGTGATGGCTTCATAGGTTGGCCCACCACCACGACCGACAGTACCACCACGGCCATGAAAGAAAGTGACCTTAACGCCAAATTCATCTCCAATAGCAGTCAATTGTTGTTGAGCCTTGTAGAGAGTCCAACATGATGATAAGTAACCACCATCTTTATTACTATCAGAGTAACCAAGCATGATTTCTTGGTAGTTATTACGTGAAGCAATCCATTTTTTGGCAAGGCTAAGAGAAAGATATTTTCTCATTGTTTCCTCTGAATGATCCAAGTCTTCAATTGTTTCAAAAAGGGGAACAATCTGAACACGCGCCCTTTCCGTATCCACCAGTCCTACTTCTTTTAATAAAATAGCTAATTCTAGCATATCAGAAAGGCTGGTTGCATGTGAAATGATGGTCTGACGGATGACATCATCTCCCAACTTATCTTTCAAAACACGAGCCGTCTTAAAAATAGCTAGTTCTTTTGCTAATAGTTCTGATTTCTCTGCGTGAGTCGCAGAAAGAATTCGGGGATCTTCTTCTAACTCTTTCAAGAGAAGGTCACACTTTTCTTCTTCGCTCAACTCGCTATAGCGAGAATGAATTCCTGCGGATTTCAAGAGTTCTGCCACACAGGCTTCATAGACGCTAGAGTCTTGTCGCATATCAATTGATGCTAGGTAAAAACCAAATATCTCTACTGCCTGCAGTAATTCCACAAAATCACCTGAAATCAAGGACTCTCCCTTATTTTCTAGTAGAGAATCTCGAATGGCAATCAAATCCTTGTAGAAATCATTGGCGGTTTCATAACGAGTCCCAACTTCCTTATCCTCAATCAAATAAGTTTTTGTTGCTTGGATTTTTGATTGAATATCAAACAAGGCACGACGGTAAAGCTCTTTTTCACGGTAAATCGAGTTATCCTTAGACTGACGAGCCATTTCTCTGACTTGCTTGCTGACGTTGACAATACTAGTTGAAAGAGAAAATTCACGATAAAGTTGGTAAATCTTTTCATCATAATAGTTCATGATGACTTCACACTGAGTGAGTGCAGACTGTTTCAAGGTATCTGCTGTAACAAAGGGATTACCATCACGGTCTCCACCAATCCACATACCCATGGTAATTGGCTTAGCCTGTTTTAAATTCAACCCATGCGCTTGCGCTAAGCGCTTATACTCCGTCGTCAAGTGAGGTACAGCTTTCAAAAAGGAGCTGTTGTAGTATTCCATAGCATTCGTGATTTCGTTAGTCACTTTTAATTTTTTCTCACGAATCATGTCTGTCTGCATGATAATTTCGATATAACGGCGCAAATCATTGTGCCATTTTTCTTTATTGATCAACCCCAACTTAACATCACGGTATTTACGCAAAAGACTATGAATGTGATTTGTTAAATCCAACATACTTTTTCGTTGCACTTGTGTTGGATGGGCTGTCAAAACAGGGACAACATTCAAGTGTTCAAGAATTTCAACGGCTTTTTCTTTTTCAGCAACCATTTTGATCGTTGTAGATAATTTACCTAAATAGTCCTGATCAATATTATTTTGATGATTGATTTCATAAGCTAAATCCACATCCTCTGAAATATTAATCAAAAGAGGCAAGATAGAGAAATAGCGTGAAATATAGACCATTTCATCATTTGATAAGCTAGTCACTAGACGGTTTAGACCTTGATAATCTTCCTGCGTTGATAATTCTTTCAACTGCATGATTTTTTCAAAGGTCTCTGGGGCAAGCATATTTTTAGTAATATCTTCCAGCAATTCTGTTAGAATCAATACTTCTTCTTGCACAACACTTTTATTACTATAATTTTCTAATTTTTGAAGAGACATAGACTATCCTTTCTTTATTCTACTTCACAGAAGGTTCATTGGTTGATTTTCCAATTCTCGGTACAACTTAGCGCGTTTTTCACTGGCATCAATATTTAAGACAAAGGCCACTGCCACTGACAAGACTAGAAGACTATTTCCACCCTGGGATAAGAAGGGAAAGGTTACTCCTGTAGATGGAATCAAGCCCGAAATCCCTCCGATATTGACAAATACCTGAACCAACATCATCCCTCCGACACCGAGTGCAACCATGGCATTGAAAGGATTCTCCGCTCGGATACCGACCAAGATAATCCGCAGAATCATGAAAAACAAGAGAGCTAAAATAAGACTGGCACCAACAAAGCCAAATTCTTCAATCACGATAGAAAAGACAAAGTCTGTATGAGCTTCTGGTAAATAACCTCGTTTTTCAATCGAGTTTCCAAGACCTAGACCAAACCAACCGCCATTGACCATGGCAAAATAAGAATTAGATAACTGGTGACCCGCATCCGCACGATCGGCAAAAGGATTAAAAAAGGCACTAAAGCGCTTGGCTACATAGCCAAATACTGGGATTTTTGAAAAAGTCTCAACACCGATTAGGCTGATAGTGGTCAAGATAAAGACAGAAGCGGCAGATACGAGCGCCAGAATGGTTGAAAACCAGCGATAAGCGATTCCACTAACTGTATACATAATCAAGGAAACCAAGACTAAAATAGTCGCATTTCCTAAATCAGGGAAAATTCCCAAACTTCCAATCAGAACTAGGAGAACGAATCGCCAATCATTAAAAGCACGGGGAAGCCATTGATTTTGAGTCAAAACTTGAAAATCATAAATAGCTATTTCTTCTTGCTGTTTGGAGAATCGGTGAGCCAAATACCAAATAATAATGATTTTCAAGTACTCAGCTGGCTGAATAGTTACTCCTGCAACCGAAATCCAACCGTATGCCCCGTTTACGGAAATACCAATAAAACGAGCTAAGAACAATAAAACCATTTCTATCAATATAACTAAAATAATTAGTCGCTCATTTCTCAAAAAATCTAGTCTCAATTTATAAATTAAGGCAATCAGTATCAAACTAACAATCCAAAAGATTCCTTGGTTTCGAACCAATTGCAAGGCGCTCTTGCCTTCTTCAATTAAAATAGCACTGGTGGTCGAATAGACCACAATCAAGCCCAAAATAGATAAAAGCAAGTAGGGAATCAAGATGGAATAATTTAATAAGTGCCTCTTACTAATCTTCATAGTATCACCACTCTACTAGGATACAGACAAATCTGTTCCAAATTCCGTTTTATTTTCTAGTTTTGATTGCTATTATACCATTTTTTCAGAAAGAAAAAAACTCTTACCTTACAATCCTTCGAATTTTACTGTTTTTACAGAATTAAGGCAGAATTTGAAATCCTAAAACCATTTTGAATAAGAGTTGCTTCAACCCATTGACTCCGACGAATTAAGTTGCTTTCGTGAATGCCAAAATCAGCCGCAATTTGTTCATAAGTACGCTATTCTCGCATGTATTGAATAGTTACCATGAGGAGATCGTCTAGGCTTAATTTGGGTTTTCGTCCACTTTTGCGCGTTTACGTTGATAAGCTGTTTTTAACACAGCTAACATCTCTTCAAAAGTCGTGCGCTGAACACCTACAAGGCTCTTGAAACGGCTATCGCTTAATTGCTGACTTGCTTCATCATTCATAGTTTTATTGTATTGTATTTTTGTTTCGCAGAAAGTCTATTATCCCTTTCGTTCAAAGGTTTTTACGCTTTTACAAGCAAAGCTACACACTCCACGTGATGTGTCTGCGGAACTCAAAAGGTTTGGGGAACCTTTTGAGGATTAACTACGTTTCTCCAACAAGCTTACACATTCGACATGATGCGTCTGGGGAAATAGGTCAACCGGCTGTACTTTCTTCAACTCATATCCCAATTCTTGGTAGAGTTTGATATCACGCGCCATGGTTGCGACATTGCAGGAGATATAGGCGATGCGATCAGCTCCTGTTTGGGTACTAGCTTTGATAAAACTCTCGGTGAGTCCTTTTCTTGGTGGATCCACTAGGATAAGGCTTGGTTGAATTCCTTCCTTGAGCCAATTTTTCATAGCATTTTCAGCTGTGTCGCAGACATAGTAGGCGTTAGTAATGCCGTTCAAGCTAGCATTTTTCTTGCTATTTTCAACCGCTTCTGGAATGACTTCAACACCATAAACTTCTTTGACATGTTTCGCAACGGAGAGGCCAATCGTCCCGATACCAGAATAGGCATCAATGACCACATCATCTTCTTTTAATTCAGCAAAGTCAATGGCTGTTTGATAGAGTTTTTCAGCCATTTCAGTATTGACTTGGTAAAATGCTGGTCCAGCGATCTGGTAGTCATTTCCCAACATCTGATCCGTAATATAGTCTTGTCCATAAAGTGTGCGCCATTCCTTACCAAAAATCGCATTGGTATTCTGGTCGTTGATATTTTGCATAACAGACACAATCTCTGGGAACTGCTTAATCAGTTGTTCAATCAATTGGTCAACACGAAAAACTTTGGGACGAGTTGTTACCAAAATAACCATAATTTGACCTGAATAGTGTCCGCGACGCACCACAAGATTACGAATCAAGCCAGACTGCTCCTTTTCATCATAAGGTTTCAAATCATAACGGCGGAGCAAGTCGCGTAGGGCTACTACTAGCTCGTCAATTACAGGATCCTGGATAAAGAAATCTTCCAGTGGCATGAGATCGTGGGAATTCTTACGGAAAAACCCAGTTTCCAAGACACCATTTACTCGACGAACAGGGACCTGTGCCTTGTTGCGGTACTTGATTGGATTTTCCATACCAAGCGTCTCAGCAACCTCTACATCAGCAATCCCAGCAATCTTGTATAGACTATCCTTGACTTGCTTGGTTTTAAACTTGAGCTGTTCTGGATAGGCAAGATGTCCTAAATCCGCGATTCCTGAACGCAGGTAAGCCAAATCTACGTCTTGGTTACGGTGTGGTGACTGGATAAGGTATTCTTCAACCTTCCCAAAACCAATCTTTTTATTAACCTTAAGGACACGCATGAGGATTTTTTCACTCGGTAAAGCATTCTCTACAAAAAAGACCAAACCATCCACCTTGGCAACTCCTGCACCTTCGTGGGTCAAGTCAACAATTTTAACTTCTACAATATCATTTTTCTTTAACATTCTCTTCTCTTTCTATTGGCCGACAAAAAAGACGGCAACGTTACGGTTACCATCTATTATACCATGAAATTTCTTAAGAACCAAAACTCTTGAAGAAGTTGACAATGGCTTGCCAGAGGGCGCTTAGGAAATTACCGCCGTCCTCTAGCGCCTTATCAGCATCAAAGTTAAGGTTGATATTTTTAAAACTGTCGCCAGCTTGTGAAACAATACTTTGTTTAAGGTCATTTAGGGTTTTAGTGAAATCTGCATTGCTGAGGATATCACTCTTTGAGAGATTTAAAGCAAAATTGATGATGATATTGATCTGGTTTCCTGTTATCACCTGATCAAGTTTGTAATTTTTCAAGGTATCTTCAACGATTTTACGGACATCTTCCTCTGTCAGATTTCCTTTGTTTTCTTTAGCTTTGGCGAGTCCTGACTTGATATCAGCTAGGGCAACGTTTAATTTATTAGCATCATAGCCTGTTTTGTCCTTGTTTTCAGCATTAATATCTGACAAAGCCTTCAACTCTTCTTGAGCCAAATCTTTGTTGGCTTGTGGCACCTTGGCTCCATTAGCCTCTAGCGAATAGTAAATCCCTGCTAGGGCGCTCTCACCTGTAACTGGAATAGGTGCTGCTACAGTAATTTTGGCATGTTCCACACCCAAGGTTACGGCTGCGTTTCGGTACATATCCTGGGTCACCTTAGTGATGTTTTCTGGTGTTTCAATCTTGACCTCAAGTGGCGACTTGTCACCTAGTTTTTGAATCTTGGCTGATGAATACAACTGTAAACTAGAGTCATTGGCCACATTCATGATTTTAGAATAGACATCAGGTGTCATGGTCTTGAGTTCTTTGGTGTCTGTGGAGGCATTGTAGCCTAGTTTTTTTAGGGTTTGATTTTTTTGGTCTTCAGATAGAGAAGAACCTAGGACATATTCAGGTTGAACATAGGTTTCGTCAATGACTTTTTGAACATCTGTTGCTGCATGGGCGCTATTCATAGCTGTTACTGCCCACAAGACCGCAGCACTAGTCAGAAAGAGTTTGTTTCTCATAGGGAATTTCCTCCTTTACCTTTCTAGAGTAATATATCTATCTTAAAGAAAACTTATATCAAAAACACCTGGACTAGCCAGATGTCGAAAAGAGAGTGAAACATTTGATGATGTAAAGGTTGAGATGAACCTGTCTAGAATAATAATAGTTTCCTCCATTTACATAAAGTTCAGCACCGTGAAAAATAGAAATGGGATGAATATAACTATAAGTCTTCCCAGTGGTATTGCCAAGCAAGGGAGCAACAGTCTCACGAGAGTACTGTTCGGCCAGAGCCAAGGTGTTTTCCTTGCCATTTTGGGCGATAAAATCGATATAGGCAGGTCCAAAATTATAGGCTTGAACAGCTGTCCAGACATCAACACCCTTCTTCTGGGCTAGATAGAGATTATCTGTCAGAGTTTGAACGCCTTGCCGAATGCTAGAGGCGTTATCATTGATGGTGTTGGTGGAACCACTGGCAGACTCACTAGACTGCATGACGTCGCCTTCTTTTCCTTTTGTTTCGGTATAAATCATAGCGAGCACGAGCTCTTCGTTTGCTGGGGTGTCTTTTTCACTCAAGATTTCGCGCACCATGGGTTGATAGGTCATGACTTGCTTGACATCTTGATGAACGCGGTAAGCTTTATAGCCAGCAAAAAGGAAGACTGCTAGTACAAGCACTCTTCGAATTCGTTTAAACATTATTTACTTTGGATATCCTCGATATTTTTGATTAAGATAGAGTAGGTTCCATTATCATTTTGGATAAACTCAACAGACTCGGCGTCTTGATAGACGTTATTGGGAACGATGAGCTCAATTCCATTTGACAAGGAAAGTTTTTGGTTTTCAAACTTTTTAAGCTGGCGACTGGCATCAATTTCATCAAACTGAACTGGCTCTGGTACCGCTTCTTTGACTTGGTCAATAAAGCTTAGACGAGCTGTCAGATTGTTGTCAAACAGGTCATTGGCCAATTTTTCAGGTGATAATTCATTGCTTTCTTCCAGATTGTTGAAAATCGCTGATTTGACCTTGGATTGAAATTGAAAATCATCTGTGTTAAAAGTCTCAGCAATTCTCTGGGCCGTTTTTTCCAGCTCCTTGATGGATCTCTTAGGAGAAATCTTAGGAGCGACAGCAAGAAGATTATCTGAAAAATAGTTCAAAAAAGTCCCGTTGTACTTAATTCGTTTTTCAATCAAGTGATACTTACGACTCTGAAGATTGACCACCAAGGCCTCGTCAGCACCCGTTCCAAATCCAGGCAGGTTATTCTGAGTCAGCTTGATTGGATTGTCAACTTCTCCACCGAGGTGGGTCAGGGTCTCACGCAGGGCAATTCTCAAGAAAGCGAAATGTTCCACGCCTTCTTTAGAAAATTGCACAAAAATCAAGTCATTGGTCTTGAGATTTTCTGAAATGCTGAACTCCTCTTTCCAGAGATTAGCCAGCGTCACTGATGTCTCCAACAAATCGTCTGTGATATGATTGAAGAAGGGATTTTCTTCCTCGAAAATCCCAGTCTTGGCTTCATCTGAATACACACGTTCAATTTTTCTACGCAGGTATTCTTCGATTTTTGGAGTAATATTGAGAAGCTTATCCGCTAGGAACAGCTCGGTATCATCCGGACTGAACTGGTGAATAATGGCTTTCTTAATATAAATGTCCATAAAAGTTTTAGTCCTCGTATAATGGGAAGGCATCTGTCAATTCTTTGACTGCACTTCTCACTTCTTCTAAGACAGCCTCATTTTCTGCATTTTTAAGGGTTTTAATGATCAATTCAGCCACTTTGCGACTTTCTTCTTCACCAAATCCACGCGCAGTAATGGCTGCAGATCCGATACGAATCCCACTTGTCTTGAATGGTGACAAGGTTTCGTAAGGAATTGAATTTTTATTTAGGGTAATATTGACTTCATCCAGCAAGTTTTGAGCAACTTTTCCGTTTTCTACAACCTTAGTCACATCCACTAGGAAGAGATGGTTTTCAGTCCCACCAGAAATGATACGGAAATCAGGATCTTGCAAGAAGACTTCTACCATAGCCTTGCTGTTTTTGATGACATTGGCAGCGTATTCCTTGAAAGCCGGATCTAATATCTCTTTAAAGGAAACAGCCTTAGCGGCCACAACATGCTCCAAAGGACCGCCCTGAATACCAGGGAAAATAGCTGAATTGATCTTCTTAGCTAGGTCTTCATCATTAGTCAAAATCAAACCACCACGTGGTCCACGAAGGGTTTTGTGGGTCGTTGTTGTGGTGATATGAGCGTATGGTACTGGGCTTGGGTGAAGACCAGCAGCAACCAAACCAGCGATATGAGCCATATCTACCATGAGCTTAGCTCCAACAGCATCTGCGATTTCACGGAATTTTGAAAAGTCGATAATTTGAGAATAGGCTGAAGCACCTGCTACGATCAATTTTGGTTTTACTTCTTGGGCTTGTTTCAAGATAGCATCAAAATCCAAGAGTTCCGTTTCAGGGTCAACACTGTAAGAAACAAAGTTGTAGGTTTGACCTGAGAAACTAACTGGAGCTCCGTGGGTCAAGTGTCCACCTGCTGCCAAATCCATTCCCATAACGGTATCACCTGGCTCAATCAAGGCCATGTAAGCCGCACAGTTGGCTTGGCTTCCTGAGTGAGGTTGGACATTAGCGAATTTAGCGCCGAAAATTTCTTTTGCACGTTCAATAGCTAGACTTTCTACCACATCTACCACATCAGTTCCACCATAGTAACGGCGTCCTGGGTAACCTTCGGCGTATTTATTCGTCAAGATAGACCCTTGAGCTGCCATAATAGCCTTGGAAACTACGTTTTCCGAAG encodes the following:
- a CDS encoding ATP-binding cassette domain-containing protein; the protein is MTAIVELKNATKVVKNGFDEEKIILNDVSLEIFEQDFITILGGNGAGKSTLFNTIAGTLSLTSGTIRILGEDVTKFSPEKRAKYLSRVFQDPKMGTAPRMTVAENLLIAKFRGEKRGLLPRRLASYKDEFQATIEKVGNGLEKHLNTPIEFLSGGQRQALSLLMATLKRPELLLLDEHTAALDPKTSVALMELTDEFVKKDQLTALMITHHMEDALKYGNRLIVMKEGRIIQDLNQEDKSKMKISDYYQLFE
- a CDS encoding ABC transporter permease, whose product is MIVSIISQGFVWAILGLGIFMTFRILNFPDMTTEGSFPLGGAVAVTLITKGVNPFLATLLAVGAGCLAGMVAGLLYTKGKIPTLLSGILVMTSCHSIMLLIMGRANLGLLGTKQIQDALPFDSDLNQLLTGLIFVSLVIALMLFFLDTKLGQAYIATGDNPDMARSFGIHTGRMELMGLVLSNGVIALAGALIAQQEGYADVSRGIGVIVVGLASLIIGEVIFKSLSLAERLVTIVVGSIAYQFLVWAVIALGFNTSYLRLYSAVILAVCLMIPTFKQTILKGAKLSK
- the trpX gene encoding tryptophan ABC transporter substrate-binding protein — translated: MKNKRLIGIIAALAVLVAGSLIYSSMNKPEAKNEKKVAKVGVLQFVSHPSLDLIYKGIQDGLAEEGYKDDQVKIDFMNSEGDQSKVATMSKQLVANGNDLVVGIATPAAQGLASATKDLPVIMAAITDPIGANLVKDLKKPGGNVTGVSDHNPAQQQVELIKALTPNVKTIGALYSSSEDNSKTQVEEFKAYAEKAGLTVETFAVPSTNEIASTVTVMTSKVDAIWVPIDNTIASGFPTVVSSNQSSKKPIYPSATAMVEVGGLASVVVDQHDLGVATGKMIAQVLKGAKPADTPVNVFSTGKSVINKKLAQELGITIPESVLKEAGQVIE
- the ppc gene encoding phosphoenolpyruvate carboxylase, with the translated sequence MSLQKLENYSNKSVVQEEVLILTELLEDITKNMLAPETFEKIMQLKELSTQEDYQGLNRLVTSLSNDEMVYISRYFSILPLLINISEDVDLAYEINHQNNIDQDYLGKLSTTIKMVAEKEKAVEILEHLNVVPVLTAHPTQVQRKSMLDLTNHIHSLLRKYRDVKLGLINKEKWHNDLRRYIEIIMQTDMIREKKLKVTNEITNAMEYYNSSFLKAVPHLTTEYKRLAQAHGLNLKQAKPITMGMWIGGDRDGNPFVTADTLKQSALTQCEVIMNYYDEKIYQLYREFSLSTSIVNVSKQVREMARQSKDNSIYREKELYRRALFDIQSKIQATKTYLIEDKEVGTRYETANDFYKDLIAIRDSLLENKGESLISGDFVELLQAVEIFGFYLASIDMRQDSSVYEACVAELLKSAGIHSRYSELSEEEKCDLLLKELEEDPRILSATHAEKSELLAKELAIFKTARVLKDKLGDDVIRQTIISHATSLSDMLELAILLKEVGLVDTERARVQIVPLFETIEDLDHSEETMRKYLSLSLAKKWIASRNNYQEIMLGYSDSNKDGGYLSSCWTLYKAQQQLTAIGDEFGVKVTFFHGRGGTVGRGGGPTYEAITSQPLKSIKDRIRLTEQGEVIGNKYGNKDAAYYNLEMLVSAAINRMITQKKSDTNTSNRYEAIMDQVVDRSYDIYRDLVFGNEHFYDYFFESSPIKAISSFNIGSRPAARKTITEIGGLRAIPWVFSWSQSRVMFPGWYGVGSSFKEFIDKNPENIAILRDMYQNWPFFQSLLSNVDMVLSKSNMNIAFEYAKLCEDEQVKAIYETILNEWQVTKNVILAIEGHDELLADNPYLKASLDYRMPYFNILNYIQLELIKRQRRGELSSDQERLIHITINGIATGLRNSG